In Phaeobacter gallaeciensis DSM 26640, a genomic segment contains:
- a CDS encoding SDR family NAD(P)-dependent oxidoreductase, whose amino-acid sequence MSNQKLAGQTAIVSGGSRGIGRGIALALAAEGADVAFCHYRDDERAAETAKAIEATGRKVYAAECDVSSVKAIQKFYADAKAGLGEIDILVNNAGHNITENFEDISEASFDRMLDVHVKGTFFMAQTVFRDMKKRGSGRIINITSQLAYKGAPTLTHYCAAKGANMTFTRALALECAGTGVLVNAVAPGVTNTDLLTPLSQELLDTLKAAIPLGRFAEVDEITPAAIMLASPEGKFFHGTCISPNGGEVML is encoded by the coding sequence ATGTCCAATCAGAAACTTGCAGGACAGACAGCAATTGTCTCGGGCGGATCCCGTGGGATCGGCAGAGGGATCGCCCTGGCGCTCGCCGCCGAGGGTGCGGATGTCGCCTTCTGTCACTACCGCGATGACGAACGAGCGGCCGAAACCGCCAAGGCCATCGAGGCGACCGGTCGTAAGGTCTATGCCGCCGAATGCGACGTATCCTCTGTCAAGGCGATCCAGAAATTCTATGCGGATGCCAAGGCTGGCCTGGGCGAGATCGATATCCTCGTAAACAATGCCGGACATAACATCACCGAGAATTTCGAAGACATCAGCGAAGCCAGCTTCGACCGGATGCTTGATGTGCATGTGAAGGGAACGTTCTTCATGGCGCAGACGGTTTTTCGCGACATGAAGAAACGCGGCAGTGGTCGGATTATCAACATCACCTCGCAACTGGCCTACAAGGGAGCGCCGACTCTGACGCACTATTGCGCAGCAAAAGGGGCAAATATGACGTTCACCCGGGCGCTGGCGTTGGAATGTGCAGGCACTGGTGTGCTGGTAAACGCGGTGGCACCCGGTGTGACCAACACTGACCTGCTGACCCCGTTGTCTCAGGAGTTGCTCGACACGCTGAAGGCGGCAATCCCGCTGGGTCGCTTTGCCGAGGTGGACGAAATCACCCCGGCAGCCATCATGCTGGCATCACCAGAGGGGAAATTCTTCCACGGCACCTGTATCTCGCCCAATGGTGGCGAAGTGATGCTCTGA
- a CDS encoding VOC family protein — protein MAKVIHSMIRVLDENRSVDFYRRAFGLTVAERLDFDGFTLVYLSNDEAGFELELTINKGQSEPYDLGNGYGHLAVCVPDVAAEHARFESEGLKPRKLVDFKHDGATLAHFFFVQDPDGYEIEVLQRAGRYR, from the coding sequence ATGGCCAAAGTCATTCATTCCATGATCCGCGTGTTGGACGAAAATCGGTCGGTCGATTTTTACCGCAGAGCCTTTGGGTTGACCGTTGCGGAACGTCTCGATTTTGACGGCTTCACGCTGGTCTATCTGTCCAATGACGAGGCGGGCTTTGAGCTCGAACTGACGATTAACAAGGGGCAGAGCGAGCCCTACGACCTGGGCAATGGCTATGGCCACCTGGCTGTCTGCGTGCCCGACGTGGCGGCGGAGCACGCACGGTTTGAGTCCGAGGGGCTGAAGCCCCGGAAACTCGTTGATTTCAAACATGACGGCGCAACGCTCGCGCATTTTTTCTTTGTTCAGGATCCCGACGGTTACGAGATCGAGGTTCTGCAACGTGCCGGGCGCTACCGGTAA
- a CDS encoding gluconate 2-dehydrogenase translates to MSLSKQGMTRRQLLSQSALCGAGFIIGAGFVASKASASNWALEVEHLKPETMATLIQMARDIYPHDQVGDQYYAVAVKGYDTAAAVEGVEAGVAALNEAAKGMGYARYIDIGWERDRTDLLRSIEDTAFFQQVRGGLVTGLYNQKAVWPIFGYEGESFSEGGYIDRGFDDINWL, encoded by the coding sequence ATGTCACTTAGCAAGCAAGGCATGACACGCCGCCAGTTACTTTCGCAAAGCGCGCTCTGCGGGGCTGGTTTTATTATCGGGGCAGGTTTTGTCGCCAGCAAGGCGAGCGCCTCTAATTGGGCGCTTGAGGTGGAGCATCTCAAGCCTGAAACCATGGCGACGCTTATCCAGATGGCGCGCGATATCTATCCGCATGATCAGGTCGGGGACCAGTATTATGCCGTTGCGGTGAAAGGATATGATACCGCAGCGGCTGTCGAGGGAGTTGAAGCCGGTGTCGCCGCTCTGAACGAAGCGGCCAAAGGCATGGGCTACGCCCGCTACATCGACATCGGATGGGAACGTGACCGGACTGACCTGTTGCGCAGTATCGAAGATACCGCCTTTTTCCAGCAGGTCCGCGGTGGTCTCGTGACGGGCCTCTATAACCAAAAAGCGGTTTGGCCGATCTTCGGATACGAGGGCGAGAGCTTCTCTGAAGGCGGCTATATCGACCGCGGTTTCGACGACATCAACTGGCTTTGA
- a CDS encoding GMC family oxidoreductase: MSAPFDLTDGSVVVVIGTGAGGGVLANELAQKGVSVVALEAGGRYLPEDYINDEWDSFGQLAWVDPRTTSGDWRVSKDFSGLPAWIVKAVGGTTTHWAGASLRFQDHEWKAHTTYGDVEGANLLDWPIDPREMDNYYTLAENKLGVTRTGDRAGLPGNNNFKVFEKGAQALGYKAVHTGRMAINSADYDERPACQQTGFCFQGCKWGAKWSAAYTDIPRGEATGNLEVRERCHVMRIEHNDEGKVTGVIYIDADGNQQEQKARVVCVAGNSIESPRLLLNSASAMFPDGLANSSGQVGRNYMRHVTGSVYAVFDEPVRMWRGTTMAGIIQDEAIHDPARGFVGGYELETLALGLPFMAAFLDPGSWGREFTTALDHYENMAGMWIVGEDMPQETNRITLNTDVTDQHGLPVANVHFDDHPNDIAMRDHAYAQGKAVYEAVGATRTFPTPPYPSTHNLGTNRMSANARDGVVNGHGQSHDIRNLFVSDGSQFTTGAAENPTLTIVALAIRQAEYIAAEMGRQNL, translated from the coding sequence ATGAGCGCACCATTTGACCTGACAGACGGCAGTGTTGTTGTCGTAATTGGAACTGGCGCCGGCGGTGGCGTCCTTGCAAACGAATTGGCCCAGAAAGGCGTGTCCGTCGTCGCGCTTGAGGCCGGCGGGCGTTACCTGCCTGAGGACTACATCAATGATGAATGGGACAGTTTCGGGCAGCTTGCCTGGGTTGACCCTCGCACCACCAGCGGTGATTGGCGGGTATCAAAAGACTTCTCGGGCCTGCCGGCCTGGATCGTTAAGGCGGTCGGGGGGACGACCACCCATTGGGCCGGGGCATCGCTGCGCTTTCAAGATCACGAATGGAAGGCGCATACCACCTATGGCGATGTTGAAGGCGCCAATTTGCTGGATTGGCCGATCGATCCGCGCGAGATGGACAACTACTACACCCTTGCCGAAAACAAGCTGGGTGTGACGCGCACGGGCGACCGAGCTGGCCTGCCGGGCAACAACAATTTCAAAGTCTTCGAGAAAGGCGCACAGGCGCTGGGGTATAAAGCGGTTCACACGGGCCGGATGGCCATCAACTCTGCTGACTACGATGAGCGCCCTGCCTGCCAGCAGACAGGGTTCTGTTTCCAGGGCTGCAAATGGGGTGCCAAGTGGTCCGCTGCCTACACCGACATTCCGCGCGGTGAAGCGACCGGCAATCTGGAAGTGCGTGAGCGCTGCCATGTTATGCGGATCGAACACAATGATGAGGGCAAGGTTACGGGCGTCATCTATATCGATGCGGATGGCAACCAGCAGGAACAGAAGGCACGGGTTGTGTGTGTTGCAGGGAACTCCATCGAGAGCCCGCGGCTTTTGCTCAATTCCGCCTCTGCAATGTTCCCTGACGGGCTGGCCAACAGCTCCGGCCAGGTCGGGCGCAATTACATGCGGCATGTGACAGGCTCGGTCTATGCCGTTTTCGATGAGCCCGTGCGTATGTGGCGCGGCACAACAATGGCCGGGATCATTCAGGATGAGGCCATTCACGATCCCGCCAGGGGCTTCGTCGGTGGTTATGAGCTAGAGACGTTGGCGTTGGGTTTGCCGTTCATGGCAGCCTTTCTTGATCCCGGTTCATGGGGGCGCGAGTTCACGACTGCGCTTGATCATTACGAAAACATGGCGGGCATGTGGATCGTTGGCGAGGATATGCCGCAGGAAACAAACCGGATCACGCTGAACACCGACGTGACCGATCAGCACGGATTGCCAGTGGCCAATGTGCATTTCGATGATCACCCGAACGACATCGCGATGCGAGACCATGCCTACGCTCAGGGCAAAGCGGTTTATGAGGCAGTGGGCGCAACCCGCACCTTCCCGACGCCGCCATATCCGTCGACCCATAACCTGGGCACCAACCGGATGTCTGCCAACGCTCGCGATGGGGTGGTTAACGGCCATGGTCAGAGCCATGACATCCGCAACTTGTTTGTCTCAGACGGCAGCCAGTTCACGACCGGTGCCGCGGAGAACCCAACGCTCACAATTGTGGCCTTGGCGATCAGGCAAGCCGAATACATCGCAGCGGAGATGGGGCGTCAGAACCTCTGA
- the katG gene encoding catalase/peroxidase HPI, giving the protein MDGNDMKTAGGCPVMHGAINKAGRSNRDWWPNQLNLSVLHQHQSVSNPMPEGFDYAKAFQALDLDAVKADLTALMTDSKDWWPADYGHYGPFFIRMAWHSAGTYRTADGRGGASSGSQRFAPLNSWPDNGNLDKARRLLWPIKEKYGYGLSWADLMILAGNVAIESMGGKTFGFGGGREDIWAPEEDIYWGAEAEWLATSETPDSRYSGERELENPLAAVQMGLIYVNPEGPDGNPDPIASGRDIRETFGRMAMNDEETVALVAGGHTFGKAHGAGDTALVGAEPEACPLHDMGFGWKNAHESGHGVHTTTSGIEGPWTSNPTKWDMGYFDVLFGYDWELTKSPAGAQIWHAKGLSDEDHAPEVDASVAKVPLMMTTADMAMRMDPIYGPISKRFHENPEEFADAFARAWFKLTHRDMGPKSCYLGKDVPDEELIWQDPVPTVDHPLIDGKDIISLKAELLGSGLSVADLAWVAWASASSFRGSDKRGGANGARIRLAPQKDWEVNEPDRLAHVLDVLTGITSSFNGGASGGKKVSLADVIVLAGNAAVEAAAKASGHNITVPFTPGRTDADEAQTDAESFDPMEPIADGFRNYEKAAYSVPAEALLVDKAQLLGLSAPEMTVLVGGLRSIGVTHQSADMGVLTKAPGTLNTDFFANILDMETKWAPVDGAERVFDGCDRVSDAKKWSASRVDLVFGSNSQLRALAEVYASRGNEDLFVADFVAAWCKVMNADRFELS; this is encoded by the coding sequence ATGGACGGAAACGACATGAAAACGGCGGGCGGATGTCCCGTTATGCATGGCGCAATAAACAAAGCGGGGCGTAGCAACCGGGACTGGTGGCCGAACCAGTTGAACCTTTCGGTGCTGCATCAGCATCAATCAGTGTCCAACCCGATGCCCGAAGGATTCGATTATGCAAAGGCTTTTCAGGCGCTGGATTTGGATGCTGTCAAAGCTGACCTGACTGCATTGATGACAGACAGCAAAGACTGGTGGCCCGCTGATTACGGTCATTACGGGCCATTTTTCATACGCATGGCCTGGCATAGTGCGGGCACCTACCGGACTGCCGATGGGCGCGGCGGCGCCTCGAGCGGATCACAGCGTTTTGCGCCACTTAATTCTTGGCCTGATAACGGAAACCTTGATAAGGCCCGCCGACTGCTCTGGCCGATCAAGGAAAAATATGGCTACGGCCTGTCTTGGGCTGATTTGATGATCCTCGCCGGAAATGTCGCCATCGAAAGCATGGGTGGCAAGACATTCGGCTTTGGCGGTGGACGCGAAGACATTTGGGCACCGGAGGAAGATATCTACTGGGGGGCAGAGGCGGAATGGCTGGCCACATCCGAGACTCCTGATAGCCGTTATTCTGGTGAGCGCGAGTTGGAAAACCCGCTGGCCGCTGTGCAGATGGGTCTGATCTATGTGAATCCAGAAGGGCCGGACGGCAACCCTGATCCTATCGCTTCGGGGCGCGATATCCGCGAAACTTTTGGCCGGATGGCTATGAATGATGAGGAAACTGTGGCCTTGGTCGCAGGGGGGCATACTTTTGGTAAGGCGCATGGGGCAGGGGATACGGCCCTGGTCGGTGCCGAACCTGAGGCCTGCCCACTTCATGACATGGGGTTTGGCTGGAAGAATGCACACGAGTCCGGTCACGGTGTGCATACGACGACCTCGGGCATCGAAGGCCCCTGGACGTCGAATCCCACAAAATGGGACATGGGGTATTTTGATGTACTCTTCGGTTACGATTGGGAGCTGACAAAAAGCCCGGCGGGCGCGCAGATTTGGCACGCCAAGGGACTTTCGGACGAGGATCACGCGCCTGAAGTCGACGCTTCGGTCGCCAAAGTGCCGCTGATGATGACGACCGCCGACATGGCGATGCGGATGGACCCAATCTATGGCCCAATCTCTAAGCGGTTCCATGAAAACCCGGAGGAGTTCGCTGACGCCTTCGCTCGTGCCTGGTTCAAACTGACACACCGCGACATGGGCCCCAAATCCTGTTATCTGGGTAAGGACGTGCCTGATGAGGAGCTCATCTGGCAGGATCCGGTGCCGACCGTCGATCATCCGTTGATTGACGGTAAGGATATCATCTCGTTGAAAGCGGAACTCCTCGGGTCCGGTCTTTCGGTTGCCGATCTGGCGTGGGTCGCGTGGGCCTCGGCCTCCAGTTTCCGTGGCTCGGACAAGCGCGGTGGTGCCAATGGCGCGCGTATCCGGCTTGCCCCGCAGAAGGACTGGGAGGTCAATGAGCCGGATCGTCTGGCACATGTTCTTGATGTTTTGACTGGCATCACCAGCTCCTTTAATGGTGGCGCATCCGGCGGCAAAAAGGTGTCTCTGGCCGATGTGATCGTCCTTGCGGGTAATGCAGCTGTTGAAGCGGCCGCTAAAGCCTCGGGACACAACATCACAGTGCCATTCACACCTGGGCGCACTGATGCGGACGAGGCTCAAACCGATGCAGAGTCCTTCGATCCAATGGAGCCCATCGCAGACGGTTTCCGCAACTACGAGAAAGCTGCCTATTCAGTTCCAGCCGAGGCGCTTCTGGTAGACAAAGCCCAGCTTCTCGGTCTCAGCGCCCCTGAGATGACGGTGCTGGTTGGTGGATTGCGCAGTATAGGCGTGACCCATCAAAGTGCGGATATGGGTGTGCTTACAAAGGCTCCCGGAACCCTTAACACAGACTTTTTTGCCAACATTCTGGACATGGAGACCAAATGGGCTCCAGTCGATGGCGCCGAGCGCGTCTTTGATGGCTGTGATCGCGTGAGCGATGCCAAGAAATGGAGTGCATCACGTGTAGATCTTGTGTTTGGTTCGAATTCGCAACTTCGCGCGCTGGCGGAAGTTTATGCCAGCCGCGGCAATGAGGACCTCTTCGTCGCTGACTTTGTTGCCGCTTGGTGCAAAGTTATGAATGCTGATCGGTTCGAGTTGAGCTGA